DNA from Chelonia mydas isolate rCheMyd1 chromosome 3, rCheMyd1.pri.v2, whole genome shotgun sequence:
GGGGTGGGGTAAAAAGAGTAGAATAAAAAGTTTTAGGCTGCTGTCGCCCTTGTTACACTACTGCAGTAGCTGGGAGAGGTGATAGCTGAAACTAGTTTAGGCTGATTGAATGAAGACTCTCTAATACTACCTTTTAAGTCTGGAAGCTGCCAGTACTAAGTAAAAGTGCCTGTGTATTTCACCTCCACAACTTTTTACCTAAACATAGTCTGAGTGCCTAACCTTGTAATGATTACATATGATGGAGTGGTCTACGGTGTTTGTGTGCCTATCTGTTAGCATAACAGATGTCATTGTCAATCAAAATAAAGCTATAAAATCACCCTTGTTTTTAAAGACCAACTTTTTTAATGATACATTTCAGTCTTATACTAAACATATAAAATAAGTTGCTTACAGGTAAATACTATAGAATTGAAAGAATGATCATCAGGACAGGGAACTGATCCTTATGTAGGACACCACCATTGAACAACATGTGATTTTTCCCTTTTACTACAAAGAAGGGCAGATTAAGGATGCACCAGAAAACATACAcccagatgtattttttaaaaaaaaaattagatttgggTAAATTTACAACAGTTTATTCCAGCTTGAGCACAAGATCATAATGACCACCTTACCTCTCAATGTTGTTAAGCTATACTGTCATATCACAAATGTATTCCTAACTATTAACTTATGTGGTGTGAAGTGACTAGGTTAAGTATGGTTTGTGAACACAAACAATTTCTAACATCTTATTTCACTTAGTAACAGTAGTGAAACGTTTAAATTTGATCATACCTGTCATTTACACTTCATAAAAAAATTACATGAAGGAGCTAACCATCTGTTGCTTCACAGCTTTATTTTTGCAGTTACAAGCAATTCAAAACTATTGACTATCAGAGGCAAGCCTCTTAACTTCTTATAGAGAAGTTATGTCCATCTTGTCTCAAGACAAACAGTATTGCACTTTAAGGTTATATTATCTGAGTTACAGAATCCTTTAAAAGACTAAAGCATTACTTCGGCACATCCTTTGCACTGTGTTTAGTTAAAAAGGGAAGCACAgaaagctatttaaaattaatactgcAGGGTACAGTGACAAAGCATAGGCCTTGTGTGCCACTTATTTTAATGCCTACAGGTTCTTCCATCATAAGGTTGTTTTAGCAGGATCTACAAACTGAACATTGACTCAGTGGTCAAGGATCCTAAGATTGCCAGATACAATTTTGTTCTCTAATACTGCTCCAGGCGGGATGTCAATCCGGTCACCGTGATTTGCAATGATGATAACTGTTCCCTAGATAGAAAAAGGCACATTAAGGTCCATTTAAAAACATACCATAAGCATCTGTAAGAAAGCAAGGCTTCTCATGTTAACTGTGCAACAAAACAGCCCAGCATAACACAGTTTAGCAAGGCGGCTAGCTGTCAGACACATTGTATTTTCTCAGACAACAGAGTAGGAGAGTAAGcttagttttttaaattttgtctaACACAGATAGTAAAACCTTTTCACTAACTATGCAATTGTTTGGTGAGTAGAATTTCATTCCCATTTAAGTGCTATTATGGGCAGAGTTATCCTTATTCAAAGGACCTGCTTCCTGTGGGTATTCTGAGTCATACCTGCCTACTTAAGGGTTGACCAAATTTTTGCTTATTCTGTGTCACACCCCAGAGCATGCTGAACTCACACCTCCTGATTAGAATATAAGTTCTACTTCCACAATTGTTTACTGCTAATACATGGGCAGAAAACAGTGAGTTTGAGGTTTTAAAACATACTGCAAGTATGCTCACTTGTGGAAATCAGAGAGAAATCTAGAACCTGATGACTAGAGGGGAGAGGAAGACTGgtccagcagttagggcactaGCATGAGtcttgggagacctaggttcatcTCTCCCAGACTCCCCATGAGCTCTTGGGTtaagtctctgtgcctctgtacTCCATCTGTAAGATGGAAGTTATATAGTGCTCCTCTACCTCAGATGTTGTGAAATACTTATACTAGAGTAAGGGGAAGCAGATAAGTGTCTTAGCTTAGTTTGCAAAACACTTTGTAGATAAAAATGCTAACCACTAGTTATTGTTTCAATTTGAGTTTTTTCTAAATGCTACAGTAACTCTGCGCTTAACGTTGTAGTGaggttcctgaaaaatgcgactttaaacgaaacgatgttaagcgaatccaatttccccataagaattaatgtaaagggggggatttggtgaaaaaaatttccctggaacctgactgtctctctctatatatatatacacacacatatatacacatacactcagtataagttttaaacaaacaatttaatactatatacagcaatgatgattgtgaagcttgattgaggtggtgaagtcagtgggtgggctatttcccagggaatgccttactggctaaatgatgaactagcacttggctgagccctcaagggttaacacgttgttgcctcacactctacaaggcagaacaaatggagggaggggagacagcacggcagacacagagacacacccagtgtgagagagagagatgcgcattgcccctttaagtatgctgaccgcactttaagtacattgcctttttaagtagatcagcaagttgagagaGCCGCTGCTGCCAGAaagctccctccttcctgagtaCTGTCATGTGTCCCCCCttctctatggagatggggtaagcggggggagggggacaccttgacattagcacccctttctctctctcccccccctgcacagcaagcaggaggctccagggagcagctccaaggcagagggcaggagcagcacatgccagtggggggagggacacctgaactgctgGCAAATTGGTAGCTTgcagggtggctgctgcacagggaacctAGGGGAGCTAATAGTGGGgttgccggtccaccctggttccaagctccAACGGGCTACtttttctgcaagcagtggacaagcaggcagctgccagacaacattataagggagcactgcacaactttaaacgagccatgttctctaattgatccaCAACGTAACACccaaacaacgttaaccaggatgacTAAGTGAGAAGTTAGTGTACTTATATTAGTACCTTGACACCTTCATATATTAACCTCTGCAGTCACTGGACCAGTTTCTAACTCAAAATATGAATGGTTGACAGTCAAATTTTCCATGAGATACTTTATGCATGCACATGGTTTTGTGATAAAATTTAGATGGGCTCAACTCTTCTAGTTTGTTAGAGTGGCATAACATGATAAAATTTTATCTATGCAAGTCAGCCTCATTGGCATACACACCTTTAATGCAACGTTCTTGCCAAATGTAACATCACCCGAAACCGTGAGATGATCCAGTTCAAGCATATCTGGTATACTTTCAAACCTCGTCAGGTAATCTTGAAcctttccaaaaaacaaaaacagcaataGTTTAGAGGATGCATTTGCttatgtattttttccccaaaactaaGGGTTTAATGCTAGAAGAAAGTACTGAAACAAGTTATGAAAGGATGAAACTAAAGCTAAATCTGTTCTTGAATCTACATCACGCAGCGCCGTAAGTCACCAACTATCCCCATGATAGCAGTGTGAGAGCTAGTTTCAACATAAAGTTATGGGAAACTAATTATGGACAAAAGTAACAGTAATACATGCTGTCTAGAAATTAGGCAGTTCAAAGAAAACCTGAACTTTAGAATGGACAAAACATTATTCTCATCTTTACTATCCCCAAGTAAAAAGGATAAGGAAGTGTGAGATAGCTGTTACAATGCTGTGAATATTCAGATGTTTTTAAGATGTGTGCCTGCAAGACTGCAACTATTTCATGACTCAAGGGAGCAGTCATAATTTGCACAGTTGGAAGTAATTAAAGTAACTGTCCTTGTAACCTAGTCTCCTCTTAGTGGTATGTTAATGTATGAAGGGCATCAGTCTTTTCTTGAGAAAAATATGCAACTATGAGGGTTTACCTTGGTGAAAGAGCTTCCCAGTTTGACGAGAGGCACAGTTGGAAATTCACGTTTCTCACTCATAGTTAAGGATCCAGCATTAAGGCTATACAGGTTGGACATCACAAGCAAAAGATCTGATGTGGTCTTGACAGGCAGAAAACGACTACGAGGTACATTTATCCCCAAAGAATTCTCAAAACTTTTTACAGCAGCACCAACTGCAGTCTCCAGCTGAATAACATTTAAACCTCCATCCAAAGTCTGAAAAAGAAAGTTGTAGCATGAACATGACGCCACAGACAAATACTTGTTCACCATCAGACCTTTAAATAGTCAGAAGCATGAACATTGTTTTAAAAGGGGACAGTTATGCAGAATATGAAGACATTCAGGAAACAAAGGTGAAGTTGGAGAAGTCAGCACAGTTGGACACTTCTGCACAGTCTGCTCTTTTCCCTCTGAAGTCCTGCCATGAGCTTACCTTTGGATTAACGATGATCTCCATATCAATAGCGTTTTCCTCTTGCAGTCGTTTAATTGCAAGCAAAGAAATCCACAAGTTGTTTGTATTGAATATTTTGAATTTTGACACAGACTTGAATTCATCAACATGTGCTTTTGGAACCTGAGCTATTTCTACCAGTCTCAGTTTGTTATCATATTGCGTGAGTGTACCACCCTGCAAAGGCAGAACAGATCTAAGTACTATAATACATGTAAGAGCATgctatacatataaatatattttataacaaCATGCGATATATATCTTCTTAAAACACACCGTGAAGTGAGGTGCAGTTGGAAGTGTTTTGCCTATCACATTCTAataccaaatcttatataaaactTGTTTAACTTGTGATAGAAACTGACTGGAACACTAGCATTGTTAATGCCAGTTATTGATACTGGAGAACCCTAAGAGTTTTTTTATGGTGCATTTAAATAGTggaaaaaattttcaaaagcatctaagtgacttagatgcctaaatcacCTAGGCACTTATGGAAAGTTTTAGTTAATTTAAAAGTCACCTTTAGCTTGTGATGGATAATTAAACAATGGAGAATTCTATAAGGTTACATGTCAGGATCTAAATTAAACCTTTTCAcaaaaggaaattcaaaagttgtgGTTGAAATATAAGATACGCCAGCTGACTGTGTACTGTAGGCTATGTGGCACTTACTACAGTATCAGTTAACTTTCCCCATCAGACTTCAAAGGATAAAAGGCCCTGATCTTACATTACATTTCCTTCGTTTTATGGGTTGAATCAGATCCTTTACAATAATATCAAATGAATGGGGCACTAGCAGTATTTTTCATGGTTAAAAAACATGGGCCAAGACCCTTACAGGTGGTGGTACAAATCACTGTGTGTTAAAAATGCTTACAGCATGTACCATTGTTCTGGTTTAAATTTTGGCCAACAATTGGTCAGAGACCCCAACTTCACCACCTGAAACTGGTCAGGGCAGGATGCTGGGTCAAGACTGCCAGAAATTTAGGCTCTAGAGCAttatatattgtatttttaaaatacagaagtgGGTTAGGCAGTCCTGAACCAGCAAGAGATGCTATTActgtagcacagtggttctcagcttCTTCAAGAGTCCTCTAAGATATTGCTATATGGGAAGGGAAGGGTGTCATgacccccaggttgaaaacccATGTGGCCTATACAATAGGCTGCACTGGCTAGTAGTTCAAGCCCAGGAcatgtatttatttgtaatacTTGCATATGAGTGACCAAAACAGCATGCTATCCTGCACTCCATGCCACAAAACCGTAAATATGTCATAAAACCTGCtgactttacatttctttttcaGGTTAGATCTACAGCTGACTGTTGGGTTGTGGTATATAAGCCTTAAAGATATTTGAAGTGATATTTAACATCTGCTTGAAACTACTGATTCAAAAGAAAATGAGACTTAAATTTTACAAAGACAGTGAGTGGATGAATCGATttgaacaaatacatttttacctTAACATCTGCCCTGGTTTTAtttgtgacctccatgacaaattCACAGCATTTTCCATTTGGTGGATTCATAAGATGGTTAAGAATGTAAAGATCCACAGTCGCTCCTAAGTTATCTATATTGGACACAAAAATGTACTCTTTCCCCTCTCCTATCAGTGTGTCAAGCAGACCAGAGTTATAGAAACTGGAGTAGATATCACCGTGACCTGGAGGATACCACGCCTCAGTATTCTCTCCTGAATAAGATACGTCCTTGGCTATTGGCAGCAGAGACTCTTTATTAATTCTAGGATACCTGCAAAATGACAATTATTAGATCTCTGATACAGATCTTAGTGCAGTAATAATGCAGTCACAGGGGATACTCCAGACTTGATGTGGCTTTAAAATTATTACTTCTTAGGCCAGTTAATCAGATAGACAATCTCCTCCCGTTTCTGTGTATGTTCATACTTGGATATTGGGGCAGAAACTGCAAGTTAATATCCAATTAAGTATGTACTTAAATGAATCATCCCTTTGGAGCCAGAGGAAATGCAAGTTTCTTCCTCCACAAGGGTTCAGAACATGTTATATGCAGTCACAAGAGCCACAggaattcactttttaaaaagcaggacCCTCCAGAATCTCACATGACCAATTCAGGGCAAACTTTGTTGGTGGTCAGCCTACAAATTACTCCATACCTACTTCTGACAGTCCCAGCCTTGTGGTTTCACAGCCAAGACAGTTCAGAATTCAAACCCCACGTTCCTGCGTTCCACTGCAAGTCTGAACTTGAAACACAGATTTCTTCCACccatttatttttagttattaaTTTTATCTGGCTGTTCTTGGGCTTCTCACTTTTTAAACTTCCAGTTTTAATCctaaaaactaacaaaaatatttaatatgcaCAACAAGGAAGAGCTCTGCTTGTTTCTTTTACCCCAAACAGAAGAAAACAATCTCTGATACCTGCTTTGATTAAAAGTATATATTTTCACACGACTGTGACTGTACTTCTGCAAGATTTTCTTTGTGTCTTCATCAGTGTTAAAGGAGTTCATTAGAACAAGAGGAACATCTGTGTTGTAGGTTTTGTTTAGAtgctggggagaaaaaaagatcATATTCAACAAGAGTtactgggttttatttctgtcaCCTAAACAATGAGACTTTAGATACTATTTGTAGACTGTGTCAAACAATGGTtatgaaaaaaatctcttaaaaagACATCTACACAAATGTAACAGTTAACTAAAGACAAACTTCATAGCTACAAAGCATTTATGATGAAACAACAACAATTATTGAAGGTCTAAATTAAATGTGCATGTGTGCGTGCACAAATACAAATCATTCAAAGCTAACAACAATTCTGTTCTTAACTCTTCAGTTCTAACTGGACAGTGCAGCAGGGTAGGCTAATGCATACAAGATGTGCTACTAAATGGTTATGTTGAAGGGACTCTTAGCTTTCTTTGAATTTCAGACATACATACACCCAGAAAACCGTTTGTCCTTCTGCACGATATTGTATCCCAATAGGCAATTTGAAGGTTTTACAATCCACTCTGTATTTAGGATTCTTTATAAAGATCGATGGTAGATCTTTAAGCCAGGGCTTCTTTAAGCTGAAGCCACAGATGTCTgttaaagtcatggaatctgacCTCCGGGACTAAATCCTATCCTTAATAATAGTCTAATGTACACAGAGCACACAGTATAAAGTATTAAAAAATTCAGAACCCAAAATGAAGTGGCCCCTCCCTTAACTACATGAAGGGTGAAAACGGGCATTATTCTACTGCAATAAGACGTGAATCAAATCAGCTTCATTGGGACTGTTCTGGAAAGAAGAATATTCACTCCAGATTTCGTTTGAGGCACTCACTTGTGTAATTTTTAACTGCTGATACATTCAAAAAGGTGTGGGCACATTCTCGATGTCTTTAACCCTACTCTATGTGTTAGGATCtattaaaataatctttaaagggaaaaaaaatgattaaaagacaAGTTTTGTAATATGCTCCTTGCCATGGATCTCCAAGAACTTCTGTTAAGTGCAACTTTCATGTCAGCAATGGAGCAGCTATTAAGAATTTACATTTccaaacctctgtgtgtgtgagagagagagatggggaccAGAAAGTGGGCGCATTAAGCTCCACATCAACAATCAAAGACCCTCAAAAGAGAACACCTGAAGCACCCTCTTGGATATCACACAATGCAAGAATCGGGCATGAGACTAAATCTTTGTATGGGACTGCAGCTCATCTTCCTAGCCCTTGGGGAACGTACCACCAGACACACCAATATATGTACTCCAAACTAAAATACTTCGGTAAGCACCTAAAACTAGAATGAACTGCATGAGGAAATTAGGGCAAGCCAATTTCCTACCCTTTCATGCCCATCTTAATTATCTACTGTAAGAATAACTAACTAAGTAGCACTGTAAATGTAAAGCGGTAAATCCAGAACAGCCAAAATGCCCTCCCAAAACCTGTAGCTGcaatttttcatttgcttttcgGAGGAATGAATGCCAATCACTTCTAAAATCTGGACTTTACTCAGAAGAGAGTATATTTGGAATGATGCTAAAAACATTTGGTGTGGCAAGAGGGAGGGTTAAAAGAAAGCTTTGAAAGCTACTCTTGGGACTcgcatttggggaaaaaaatcaaaagtttacCTGGGATTTTGCTGCTTAAGGCCCTGCTAAATTATGCAGTTTGATCCATGGTACTTTAGAAGTACTAGCACTGTCTGGGTTTGCATGCATACTGATTTAACCTTGTCTAGAATGGCATgaaccaatggttctcaaactttagcacctgaggacccccattttgattttaaaattttcagggACCCCTAACACAcacctgctcagccccaggcccagcgcccactacaccccttcccccaaggccccaccccctgctcactccatctcccctccctccatcgctcactctcccctaccctcactcactttcaccaggctggggtaggggtgcaagctctgggagggagtttgggtgtgggagggagttccaGGAGTTGTGCGGAGCcaggggcaagcagggagccttaGCCCCAACagacttttagcacctaaaatctcccggtttggcttcagtagtcTCTGGGAgatagagggagggggaggagttgatcagtggggtcCGCAGACCCCagttttgagaaatgctggtgtgGACAAAAGAATTCAATTATTTAAGGTTCTCCACACATTCCATCCACATAGCACATGCAATACTTTATTTTTATCCAGTCTTTTCAGTGCAATTCTCTGCATCCCAgcgcatggggttcttccatttCCCCGCCTGTCTTCTTTTGGGAAGCTTCCATCATAGTCACCATCTAAGGACCACATGGGATTCCCTTCCATCTCTGTTAATGCTGCTACTTACTCAGCCATGGTAGGAGTGGCAGTGTGCATCACTACTAAGTGGTGCTCACAATCCAGTCCAGGTGCAATAACTCACAGCACTCCCAATCACTAGTGACACAGAGAGCAGAACAGGGATCTGATTCCAGTTTCCTACCCAGTAGGGCAGAGCAGTACCACTCAGATGGCCCAGTTTCAATTTTTTATTGAGTCAGATTAGTCAGTGGAAGTGTTTCTATATTAGCAAGAATTTCACTAAGAGTTTTAGTCTACACTCTGATTCACAAAGCATGTAGTTTCCACAGTGGCTTTCAGAGCAGATCAAGTTTCTTACCTCAATCTGCTGAACTGTCAGGTCCAAGAAGGTGTTTTCATTCCGCACCCCGATA
Protein-coding regions in this window:
- the UGP2 gene encoding UTP--glucose-1-phosphate uridylyltransferase isoform X2; this translates as MSQAGTSQFQEVIRQELEYSMKVELDKILATAPQNELEHTKKDLEGFKKLFHRFLQEKGPSVDWGKIQRPPEDSIQPYEKIKARGLPVNITSVLNKLVVVKLNGGLGTSMGCKGPKSLIGVRNENTFLDLTVQQIEHLNKTYNTDVPLVLMNSFNTDEDTKKILQKYSHSRVKIYTFNQSRYPRINKESLLPIAKDVSYSGENTEAWYPPGHGDIYSSFYNSGLLDTLIGEGKEYIFVSNIDNLGATVDLYILNHLMNPPNGKCCEFVMEVTNKTRADVKGGTLTQYDNKLRLVEIAQVPKAHVDEFKSVSKFKIFNTNNLWISLLAIKRLQEENAIDMEIIVNPKTLDGGLNVIQLETAVGAAVKSFENSLGINVPRSRFLPVKTTSDLLLVMSNLYSLNAGSLTMSEKREFPTVPLVKLGSSFTKVQDYLTRFESIPDMLELDHLTVSGDVTFGKNVALKGTVIIIANHGDRIDIPPGAVLENKIVSGNLRILDH
- the UGP2 gene encoding UTP--glucose-1-phosphate uridylyltransferase isoform X1 gives rise to the protein MSLAQDYRKAMSQAGTSQFQEVIRQELEYSMKVELDKILATAPQNELEHTKKDLEGFKKLFHRFLQEKGPSVDWGKIQRPPEDSIQPYEKIKARGLPVNITSVLNKLVVVKLNGGLGTSMGCKGPKSLIGVRNENTFLDLTVQQIEHLNKTYNTDVPLVLMNSFNTDEDTKKILQKYSHSRVKIYTFNQSRYPRINKESLLPIAKDVSYSGENTEAWYPPGHGDIYSSFYNSGLLDTLIGEGKEYIFVSNIDNLGATVDLYILNHLMNPPNGKCCEFVMEVTNKTRADVKGGTLTQYDNKLRLVEIAQVPKAHVDEFKSVSKFKIFNTNNLWISLLAIKRLQEENAIDMEIIVNPKTLDGGLNVIQLETAVGAAVKSFENSLGINVPRSRFLPVKTTSDLLLVMSNLYSLNAGSLTMSEKREFPTVPLVKLGSSFTKVQDYLTRFESIPDMLELDHLTVSGDVTFGKNVALKGTVIIIANHGDRIDIPPGAVLENKIVSGNLRILDH